From the Sanguibacter sp. HDW7 genome, the window GTGGTAACCGGCCGCCTCGGCGGCGCGCGCCGCCGGGACGACCTCGGCGAGGGCCTCACGCACCGTGCGGCCGGGCGCCGACGTGGCGAGGTCGAGCATCGAGAAGCGCGTCATGCGAGGTCAACACCCTCGCTGCCCGCGGTGTTCCGCGCGCCGTCCGCGCCCTTGCGCGGGCGTCGCGCGTCGAAGTCGTCGTCCGTGAGCTCCCGCACGACACGCGCCGGGTTGCCCACCGCCAGGACGCCGGCCGGCAAGTCCCGCGTGACGACCGAGCCCGCCCCGACGACCGTATCGCGGCCGATCGTCACGCCCGGGCACACGATGACCCCGCCGCCGAGCCACACGTTGTCCTCGATCGTGATGGGCAGCGCACCCTCGAGCTTGTCCCGGCGCGGCGTCGGCTGCAGCGGGTGGACCGGCGTGAGCAGCTGGACGTTCGGCCCGACGAGCACGTCGTCACCGAGCCAGATCGGCGCGACATCGAGCGCGACAAGGTTGTAGTTGACGAACGTCCTCGCACCGAGATGGATGTTGAAGCCGAGATCGACGACGAAGGGCGGCCTGATGTGCGACTCCTCGCCGAGCGAGCCGAGCACGCCCGCCAGCACGTCGCGGGCCGCGGCCGGGTCGGTGCGGCTCAGCTCGGTGTACCGGTGGATCCCGTCGGCGGCCCGCGCGACCGCCTCACCGATCCGCGGGTCGTCGGCGACGTAGAAGTCGCCGTCGACCATACGCTGGTAGTTGCTCCGGTCGTCGCCCGCGAAGTAGTCCATCGCACGACGGTAGCGGTTCCGCAGGCGCCGTCGTGACAACGGCCCCGCCTGTCCCGACGACACCTCGACCACTGACGGAGGCACGCATGGACCAGCAACGGATCGACGCCGAGATCGACGCGGCACGCGAGCTGCTCGCCACAGTGACGTCCGGGCACCTCTCCTACGTCGCCGCTGACGGAACGCCGCGGGTCGTGCCCGTCGGCGTGTGGTGGACGGGCACGGAGATCGTCGTCGCGACGGGCGAGCACGCACCGAAGGTCGCGGCGCTGCGCGCCGCACCCGCCGTCGCGCTCGCGCTCGAAGGCGTCGGGGCCGACGGCGTGCCCGCGCAGGCGCGCGCGCTCAGCCTGCGCGGCCTCGCCGAGGTGACCGTCGTCGACGGCGTCGAGCCCGAGTACCTCGAGGCAGCGCGCCGGAGCATGCCGCCCGAGGCGGCCGCCGCGTTCGAGGCCGAGTGCCGCGCGACCTACCCGCGCATGGCCCGGATCGCCGTCAGGCCAACGTGGGCGCGCTACTTCGACTTCGGCACCGGACGGGTGCCGAAGTTCCTCGGCGATCTGCTCGCGCGTCGCGCTGCGGCTGAACGATCTTGAGGTACCTGCATCCGGCCGGATGACCGGCGCTCCGAGCATCCGCACGGGTGGCCGCTATGGCGGACTGACGGGTGCGGCGCCGGTGCCGAAACCGAGGGACGTTGAGATACTGAGGGAGATGAACACCTGGCCCGCTGCTGAACCCCTCGAAACTACGCGCGCACGTCTGGAGCCGTTGACGGTTGGGCATGCTCCGGAGATGGTCGGAGTTCTTGCCGACCCTGCCGCATATGAGTACATCGGTGGTGGCGCCCCGTCTTCTGCACAGCTGGCGGAGCGTTACGCGAGGCAGGTCCTCGGCTGCTCCGCCGACGGTCAGCAGGGTTGGCTGAACTGGATCATTCGCCGACGTGACTCCGGCGAGCCGATCGGATTCACCCAGGCGACCGTGACGCGCGAGAACGAGGCGCTCGTCGCCGAGGTCGCGTGGTTCGTGTCGCCACGACATCAGCGCGAGGGGCTCGCCACAGAGGCCGCGAGCAAGATGTGCGACTGGTTGCGGTCACAGGGTG encodes:
- a CDS encoding sugar O-acetyltransferase encodes the protein MDYFAGDDRSNYQRMVDGDFYVADDPRIGEAVARAADGIHRYTELSRTDPAAARDVLAGVLGSLGEESHIRPPFVVDLGFNIHLGARTFVNYNLVALDVAPIWLGDDVLVGPNVQLLTPVHPLQPTPRRDKLEGALPITIEDNVWLGGGVIVCPGVTIGRDTVVGAGSVVTRDLPAGVLAVGNPARVVRELTDDDFDARRPRKGADGARNTAGSEGVDLA
- a CDS encoding pyridoxamine 5'-phosphate oxidase family protein; the protein is MDQQRIDAEIDAARELLATVTSGHLSYVAADGTPRVVPVGVWWTGTEIVVATGEHAPKVAALRAAPAVALALEGVGADGVPAQARALSLRGLAEVTVVDGVEPEYLEAARRSMPPEAAAAFEAECRATYPRMARIAVRPTWARYFDFGTGRVPKFLGDLLARRAAAERS
- a CDS encoding GNAT family N-acetyltransferase, producing the protein MNTWPAAEPLETTRARLEPLTVGHAPEMVGVLADPAAYEYIGGGAPSSAQLAERYARQVLGCSADGQQGWLNWIIRRRDSGEPIGFTQATVTRENEALVAEVAWFVSPRHQREGLATEAASKMCDWLRSQGAGLLVAWISSANQPSVGVARRLGMHVTDVMVDGEERWES